A section of the Clostridium omnivorum genome encodes:
- a CDS encoding sulfide/dihydroorotate dehydrogenase-like FAD/NAD-binding protein, giving the protein MNYEIRDCIDAGTEYCPCHLSETGDCILCSQLSGKTFCDCINWKGVCIYQEYIWNGGKAKEGRKTYTCKIISKENPEDKIMVLTVLAPHELVKNLIHPGSYIFLRDHKTSPFYDVPISIMDINVEENTFTIAIEVKGIKTKKLDALKDEDKILVRGPYWNGELGLKHIYKSKDGISILIARGVGQAPMVPVLKKLYANGNKTIVIFDKSNYKKSLIDKYLEMCNSEVIYCSTLQGGNLSEDFKNLLTKLMENNKINLIHCSGPDILNYKVIEYIGDKAPFSCCNNAKMCCGEGICGACSTRYKGHKVKKLCKVQIEPKYIFKERRFI; this is encoded by the coding sequence ATGAACTATGAAATAAGAGATTGCATAGATGCAGGTACTGAGTATTGCCCTTGCCACCTTTCAGAGACTGGTGATTGTATCTTATGCTCTCAACTTTCAGGAAAAACTTTTTGCGATTGTATAAATTGGAAAGGAGTCTGTATATATCAGGAGTATATTTGGAATGGTGGAAAGGCGAAAGAAGGCAGAAAGACCTATACTTGTAAAATAATTAGTAAAGAAAACCCTGAAGATAAAATTATGGTCCTCACTGTATTAGCTCCTCATGAACTGGTAAAGAATCTTATACATCCAGGAAGCTATATATTTTTAAGAGATCATAAAACTTCTCCATTTTATGATGTGCCAATCTCTATAATGGACATCAATGTTGAAGAAAACACATTTACTATAGCAATTGAGGTAAAGGGAATTAAAACTAAAAAATTGGATGCACTTAAGGATGAGGATAAAATTCTCGTAAGGGGACCTTATTGGAATGGAGAGCTAGGTCTTAAGCATATTTACAAGAGTAAAGATGGCATCTCTATATTAATTGCTAGGGGAGTTGGGCAAGCGCCAATGGTACCAGTTCTGAAAAAGCTATATGCTAATGGCAATAAAACAATTGTTATTTTTGACAAATCAAACTATAAAAAGAGTTTAATAGATAAATATTTAGAAATGTGCAATTCAGAAGTAATATATTGCAGTACCCTTCAAGGTGGAAACCTTTCAGAGGATTTTAAAAATCTGCTTACAAAATTAATGGAAAATAATAAAATAAATCTAATACATTGCTCTGGACCTGATATATTAAATTATAAGGTTATAGAATATATTGGTGATAAAGCTCCATTTTCTTGCTGTAATAACGCTAAAATGTGTTGTGGAGAAGGTATTTGCGGTGCCTGCTCAACAAGATATAAAGGACATAAGGTTAAGAAGCTTTGCAAAGTTCAAATAGAACCAAAGTATATTTTTAAAGAGAGAAGATTTATTTAG
- a CDS encoding FAD-dependent oxidoreductase, translating into MKVIVIGGGWSGCAAAISAKKAGAQVILYEKTDMLLGLGNVGGIMRNNGRYTASEELIALGAGELINITDSKSRHKNIEFPGHKHAWLYDVNLVEPEVKSYLKNIGVEINTLSRVIDVEKEGNKIKGIFLSDGSYTDGDVFIETTGSTGPMGNCLRYGNGCSMCILRCPAFGPRVSISSRAGVEDLQGEREDDVFGAFSGSCKLCKESLSEEIVKELDEKGVVVLKVPPEDVNIDKLKLKVCQQYALKEFAENIVLLDTGHAKLMTSYYPLDKLRKIHGLENVRYLDPYAGGKGNSIRYLSVAPRTDDMKVKGIDNLFCAGEKGGLFVGHTEAICTGSLAGHNAVKYALGIPLLILPKNTAIGDLIAYANYKMMTKEGRRNRYTFAGAEYFEHMKEVGLYTTDTIEIRSRIAKLNLSDIMNAKLI; encoded by the coding sequence ATGAAAGTTATAGTTATTGGAGGAGGATGGTCTGGCTGTGCTGCTGCTATTTCAGCTAAAAAAGCAGGAGCGCAGGTAATTCTCTATGAAAAGACCGACATGCTGCTTGGCCTCGGAAACGTAGGTGGAATAATGAGAAATAACGGAAGATACACTGCTTCTGAGGAGCTTATAGCTCTTGGTGCAGGAGAACTAATAAATATTACGGATAGTAAGAGCAGACACAAGAATATAGAATTCCCAGGGCATAAGCATGCATGGTTATATGACGTAAACCTAGTTGAGCCGGAAGTAAAGAGCTACCTAAAGAACATAGGAGTAGAAATTAACACTTTAAGTAGAGTTATAGATGTTGAAAAAGAAGGAAATAAAATAAAAGGAATATTCCTTTCAGATGGTTCTTATACTGATGGAGATGTGTTTATTGAAACTACAGGTTCTACAGGACCTATGGGAAACTGCTTGAGGTATGGTAATGGCTGCTCAATGTGTATACTGCGCTGTCCAGCTTTTGGACCTAGAGTAAGTATAAGCAGCAGAGCAGGAGTAGAAGACCTGCAGGGAGAAAGAGAAGATGACGTTTTTGGTGCCTTCAGCGGCTCCTGTAAGCTGTGTAAGGAAAGCCTTTCAGAAGAAATAGTAAAGGAACTGGATGAAAAAGGAGTAGTAGTATTAAAGGTACCGCCTGAAGATGTAAATATTGATAAATTAAAATTAAAAGTATGTCAGCAATATGCTCTTAAAGAATTTGCAGAGAATATCGTCCTTCTTGATACAGGTCATGCAAAATTAATGACTTCTTATTATCCGCTGGATAAACTTAGAAAGATACACGGTCTTGAGAATGTAAGGTATTTAGACCCTTATGCAGGTGGAAAAGGAAACTCCATAAGATATCTATCTGTAGCTCCTAGAACAGATGACATGAAGGTTAAAGGCATTGATAATCTGTTCTGTGCAGGAGAAAAAGGAGGATTATTCGTAGGTCATACTGAAGCTATCTGTACTGGTTCCCTTGCAGGACATAATGCAGTTAAATATGCACTTGGAATACCTCTTCTTATACTGCCAAAGAACACAGCAATTGGAGATCTTATAGCTTATGCAAACTACAAGATGATGACCAAGGAAGGAAGGCGTAACAGATATACCTTCGCAGGTGCTGAATACTTTGAACACATGAAAGAAGTTGGATTATATACCACAGACACTATTGAAATAAGGAGTAGAATAGCAAAGCTAAATCTCTCAGATATAATGAACGCAAAGTTGATTTGA
- a CDS encoding D-alanyl-D-alanine carboxypeptidase family protein, producing MKKLYMKVISSFICLIIMISPIITAKAQAEELNINAMYAIALDSKSKVVLYNKNAYMLVPMASTTKIMTALVALKYGDLDKKIEISSKSAGIHGSTVGYKKNEQITLKELIFGLMLRSGNDAAIAIAEGIGGDVEGFAKLMNEYSAQIGLCNTHFQSPHGLDSDEHYTSAYDLALVTAKAREIPLFNEIVQSKDVDKKTYGFTRDYHNINKILWQLPNASGVKTGFTGKAGKCLVTSVNIKGNDVIIVVLNSSDRWNVTKKINDYVQKKYEYKKLFSKGDIVSEITICDKSSEKVRLYTDEDIILPVRSDASYHVQIVKPKSVIKGGIKKDDKLGSLCVLKDNEAIYTISLKAKDSCKSHKFIKNIY from the coding sequence TGCTTAATAATAATGATAAGTCCTATAATTACTGCAAAGGCTCAAGCAGAAGAACTTAATATAAATGCTATGTATGCAATTGCCTTAGACAGTAAATCAAAAGTGGTTCTTTATAATAAGAATGCATATATGCTAGTGCCTATGGCAAGTACTACCAAAATTATGACAGCTTTAGTAGCTCTAAAGTACGGAGATTTGGATAAAAAGATTGAAATATCTAGTAAGTCTGCTGGTATTCATGGCTCTACTGTAGGTTATAAAAAGAATGAACAAATAACCTTAAAAGAGTTGATTTTTGGACTAATGCTGCGCTCAGGAAATGACGCTGCTATAGCTATTGCAGAAGGAATAGGTGGAGATGTTGAAGGTTTTGCAAAGCTTATGAATGAATATTCAGCACAGATAGGACTATGTAATACACATTTTCAATCGCCACATGGACTGGATAGTGATGAACATTATACTTCAGCATATGATTTGGCTCTAGTTACTGCAAAAGCAAGAGAAATTCCACTTTTTAATGAAATTGTGCAGTCAAAGGATGTAGATAAAAAAACTTATGGTTTTACAAGGGATTATCATAATATAAATAAAATTCTATGGCAGCTTCCAAATGCAAGTGGAGTTAAAACTGGTTTTACAGGAAAGGCAGGCAAGTGCCTGGTTACTTCTGTAAATATTAAAGGAAACGATGTAATAATTGTTGTGTTAAACTCAAGTGATAGGTGGAATGTAACAAAAAAGATTAATGACTATGTTCAAAAAAAATATGAGTACAAAAAGTTGTTTTCAAAAGGTGATATTGTATCTGAAATAACTATCTGTGATAAAAGCAGTGAAAAGGTAAGGCTTTATACAGATGAGGATATAATACTTCCGGTAAGAAGTGATGCCAGCTATCATGTACAAATAGTAAAACCAAAAAGTGTTATAAAAGGTGGTATTAAAAAGGATGATAAATTGGGAAGCCTTTGTGTATTAAAGGATAACGAAGCTATATATACTATTAGCTTAAAAGCTAAGGACAGCTGCAAAAGTCATAAATTCATTAAAAATATTTATTAA